A region from the Vicia villosa cultivar HV-30 ecotype Madison, WI linkage group LG3, Vvil1.0, whole genome shotgun sequence genome encodes:
- the LOC131656222 gene encoding calcium-binding protein CML38-like, with translation MTKNAGFEHVIKYFDEDGDGKVSPAELRQKLILLGEDLLLKEAEMAIEAVDSDGDGYLSLEDLIALMEEGGEEQKLRDLKEAFEMYNDSDKCGFITPKSLKRMFNKMGESKSVHECKLMIQHFDLNGDGVLSFHEFTIMMQ, from the coding sequence ATGACGAAGAACGCTGGATTCGAGCatgttataaaatattttgatgaagatggtgatggaAAGGTTTCACCAGCAGAGCTACGACAGAAGCTGATACTATTGGGAGAAGATCTTTTGTTGAAAGAAGCTGAAATGGCTATTGAAGCTGTGGATTCAGATGGTGATGGTTATTTGAGTTTGGAGGATTTAATTGCTTTGATGGAGGAAGGTGGAGAGGAGCAAAAGTTGAGGGATTTGAAAGAAGCATTTGAGATGTATAATGATAGTGACAAGTGTGGGTTTATAACACCAAAGAGTTTGAAGAGGATGTTTAACAAGATGGGTGAGTCTAAATCTGTTCATGAATGTAAACTTATGATTCAACATTTTGATTTGAATGGGGATGGTGTACTTAGCTTTCATGAATTCACAATTATGATGCAGTAA